A window of the Polaribacter sp. HaHaR_3_91 genome harbors these coding sequences:
- the infB gene encoding translation initiation factor IF-2, with protein MSVGKTMRLNKVLRELNISLDRAVEYLAGKGHEIESRPTTKITGDVYQVLLDGFEKDANKKAASKEVGEEKRKEKEAIRLEHEAKLEKKRAEEVKKEEVLRAKADKLEFKTVGKIDIDNIGKKPAEKVEKVKEEPVEVVAEPKAKTEEPKVEEPKVVAEAPVVETKAEASKEQETPAVEKPVEEKPKVAAPEVKKSVSEIEKEVSKVGDKPKGKKDASKSEEKAEEVTAENAEAIKTQYKKLDGPNFTGKKIDLKQFERPKKKKPEPKKDANADKKKRKRIVTKAGAPGSATARPSRPGQGNRAGGSRPPFNRGGRGAARPAAVKKEEPTEAEIQKQVRETLEKLQGKSSRGKGAKYRRNKRDAHREHSDAELEAQALDNKILKVTEFVTVSEVATMMEVPVTNIISACMSLGMMVTMNQRLDAETLVIVAEEFNHKVEFVGAEVEESIEEVVDKPEELENRAPIITVMGHVDHGKTSLLDYIRKANVIEGESGGITQHIGAYSVKVGDQKIAFLDTPGHEAFTAMRARGAQVTDLVIIVVAADDDVMPQTKEAISHAQAAGVPIIFAINKIDKPNANPDNVKTQLSQMNLLIEEWGGNIQSQDISAKHGTGVPELLEKVLLEAEILELKANPNKNAVGAVVEALLDKGRGYVSTILVQAGTLKIGDYLLAGKHSGKVRAMFDDKGNNLKTAGPSTPVSILGLDGAPQAGDKFVVFDDEREAKQIASKRSQLQREQSVRTQKTLTLDEIGRRIALGDFKELNIILKGDVDGSVEALTDSFQKLSTEEIQVNILHKGVGAITESDVLLATASDAIIVGFNVRPQGNARAVADREEVDIRTYSIIYAAINDLKDAMEGMLSPEMKEEVTGNVEIREIYKISKVGNIAGCMVMSGKIQRDSQIRIIRDGIVVHDGTLTALKRFKDDVREVTKGFDCGIQIKNYNDIIEGDVIEAYKEVAVKKKLK; from the coding sequence ATGTCTGTAGGCAAAACAATGAGGCTTAATAAAGTTTTAAGAGAATTAAACATTTCTCTTGATAGAGCAGTCGAATATTTAGCGGGAAAGGGTCACGAAATAGAATCGAGGCCAACCACTAAAATTACGGGTGATGTCTATCAAGTTTTACTTGATGGCTTTGAAAAAGATGCTAATAAGAAAGCTGCATCTAAAGAAGTTGGTGAAGAAAAACGAAAAGAGAAAGAAGCTATTCGTTTAGAGCATGAAGCTAAATTAGAGAAGAAAAGAGCGGAAGAGGTTAAGAAGGAAGAGGTTTTAAGAGCCAAAGCAGATAAATTAGAGTTTAAGACTGTTGGTAAAATCGATATTGATAATATTGGTAAAAAACCTGCTGAAAAAGTTGAAAAGGTAAAAGAAGAACCTGTAGAGGTTGTTGCAGAACCTAAAGCTAAAACAGAAGAGCCTAAAGTTGAAGAACCTAAAGTAGTAGCAGAAGCACCAGTTGTAGAGACTAAAGCAGAAGCTTCTAAGGAACAAGAAACTCCGGCTGTTGAAAAACCAGTTGAAGAAAAACCAAAGGTGGCAGCACCAGAGGTTAAGAAATCTGTTTCTGAAATAGAAAAAGAAGTTTCTAAAGTTGGTGATAAACCAAAAGGGAAAAAAGACGCTTCAAAATCAGAAGAGAAAGCTGAAGAGGTTACTGCAGAAAATGCAGAAGCTATCAAAACGCAATATAAAAAATTAGACGGTCCTAATTTTACAGGTAAGAAAATTGACTTAAAACAATTTGAAAGACCTAAGAAAAAGAAACCTGAACCTAAAAAAGATGCAAACGCAGACAAAAAGAAACGTAAGCGTATTGTAACTAAAGCTGGTGCACCAGGTTCTGCTACGGCAAGACCAAGTAGACCAGGTCAAGGAAATAGAGCAGGTGGAAGTAGACCTCCATTTAATAGAGGTGGTAGAGGTGCCGCTAGACCAGCAGCAGTTAAAAAAGAGGAACCAACTGAAGCAGAAATTCAAAAACAAGTAAGAGAAACACTTGAGAAACTGCAAGGAAAATCTTCTAGAGGTAAAGGAGCAAAATACCGTAGAAATAAAAGGGATGCCCACAGAGAACATTCTGATGCTGAGTTAGAAGCTCAAGCATTAGACAACAAGATCTTAAAAGTAACAGAGTTTGTTACTGTAAGTGAAGTTGCTACAATGATGGAAGTTCCTGTAACAAATATTATTTCTGCATGTATGTCTTTAGGTATGATGGTAACAATGAATCAGCGTTTAGACGCAGAAACATTAGTTATTGTTGCTGAAGAATTTAACCACAAAGTAGAATTTGTTGGTGCAGAAGTAGAGGAGTCTATAGAAGAGGTAGTTGATAAACCAGAAGAATTAGAAAATCGTGCACCAATTATTACGGTAATGGGTCACGTAGATCATGGTAAAACATCTTTATTAGATTATATTAGAAAAGCAAATGTTATTGAAGGCGAAAGCGGAGGAATTACACAGCATATTGGTGCGTACTCTGTAAAAGTTGGAGATCAAAAAATAGCATTTTTAGATACACCAGGTCACGAGGCGTTTACAGCAATGCGTGCACGTGGAGCTCAGGTAACGGATTTAGTTATTATTGTAGTTGCAGCAGATGATGATGTGATGCCGCAAACTAAAGAAGCAATTTCTCATGCGCAAGCTGCGGGAGTGCCTATTATATTTGCAATCAATAAAATTGATAAACCAAATGCAAATCCAGATAATGTAAAAACGCAATTATCTCAAATGAATTTGTTGATAGAAGAATGGGGTGGTAACATACAGTCTCAAGATATATCAGCAAAACATGGAACAGGTGTTCCAGAATTATTAGAGAAAGTTTTATTAGAAGCTGAAATTTTAGAATTGAAAGCAAACCCTAATAAAAATGCAGTTGGTGCAGTAGTGGAAGCATTATTAGATAAAGGTAGAGGATACGTTTCTACGATACTAGTACAAGCAGGAACTTTAAAAATTGGAGATTACTTGTTAGCAGGTAAGCACAGTGGTAAAGTAAGAGCAATGTTTGATGATAAAGGAAACAATTTAAAAACTGCCGGACCATCAACACCAGTATCTATTTTAGGTTTAGACGGAGCGCCACAAGCTGGAGACAAGTTTGTAGTATTTGATGATGAAAGAGAAGCAAAACAAATTGCCTCTAAACGTTCTCAATTACAACGTGAGCAATCTGTAAGAACTCAGAAAACATTAACGTTAGATGAAATTGGACGTAGAATTGCGCTAGGAGACTTTAAAGAATTAAACATTATCTTAAAAGGAGATGTAGATGGTTCTGTAGAAGCTTTAACAGATTCTTTCCAAAAACTATCAACAGAAGAAATTCAAGTAAATATTTTACATAAAGGTGTTGGAGCCATTACAGAAAGTGATGTGTTATTAGCAACAGCTTCAGATGCAATTATTGTTGGGTTTAATGTACGTCCGCAAGGAAATGCAAGAGCAGTAGCCGATAGAGAAGAAGTAGATATTAGAACATACTCTATTATTTATGCAGCTATCAATGACTTAAAAGACGCCATGGAAGGAATGTTATCTCCAGAAATGAAAGAAGAAGTTACTGGTAATGTAGAAATTAGAGAAATCTATAAAATCTCTAAAGTTGGTAACATTGCAGGTTGTATGGTAATGTCTGGTAAAATCCAAAGAGATTCTCAAATTAGAATTATTAGAGACGGAATTGTAGTGCACGACGGAACTTTAACAGCGTTAAAACGTTTTAAAGATGATGTTAGAGAAGTTACAAAAGGATTCGATTGTGGTATTCAAATTAAAAACTATAATGATATTATAGAAGGAGATGTAATTGAAGCTTACAAGGAAGTAGCAGTTAAGAAGAAATTGAAATAA
- a CDS encoding DUF2911 domain-containing protein has product MKKSILSIAIFAITLISSTGTNAQDFKGLDKSPMDGAAYPSSYKISDKVVKVTYGRPQLNGRELSKLAPVDEVWRTGANEASEITFYKDVVFGGKAVKAGTYTLFTIPKTEGDWVVILSTAKNVWGSYFYKEDQDVVRVPGTVSTSDKNIEAFSMMFADDMTLKMGWANTIVSVSIK; this is encoded by the coding sequence ATGAAAAAATCTATTTTATCAATTGCAATTTTTGCTATTACATTAATTAGTTCAACAGGAACAAATGCACAAGACTTTAAAGGTTTAGATAAAAGCCCAATGGATGGTGCTGCATACCCAAGTAGTTATAAAATTTCAGACAAAGTTGTAAAAGTAACTTACGGAAGACCACAATTAAATGGAAGAGAATTAAGTAAATTAGCTCCTGTTGATGAAGTTTGGAGAACAGGTGCAAATGAAGCTTCAGAAATTACTTTCTACAAAGATGTTGTTTTTGGTGGTAAGGCTGTAAAAGCAGGAACTTATACGTTATTTACAATTCCTAAAACCGAAGGAGATTGGGTTGTAATTTTAAGTACAGCAAAAAATGTTTGGGGATCTTATTTTTATAAAGAAGACCAAGATGTTGTTAGAGTACCAGGTACGGTTTCTACATCAGATAAAAACATAGAAGCGTTTTCTATGATGTTTGCAGATGATATGACTTTAAAAATGGGATGGGCTAATACAATAGTTTCTGTTTCTATTAAATAA
- a CDS encoding class I tRNA ligase family protein: protein MQYNHLDIEKKWQKFWAENQTFKASNESEKPKYYVLDMFPYPSGAGLHVGHPLGYIASDIYARYKRHKGFNVLHPQGYDSFGLPAEQYAIQTGQHPAKTTEENVATYRRQLDTIGFSFDWSREVRTSSPEYYKWTQWIFIQLFNSWYNKDSDKAEDISTLETIFKKDGNATVNAVCDEEIKSFSADEWKALSTKEQEEILLQYRLTFLSDTEVNWCPALGTVLANDEIVNGVSERGSHPVIRKKMTQWSMRISAYAQRLLDGLEKIDWPQSLKDSQTNWIGRSQGAMVSFDVDNGAKNTSSEVKLSYKELEALKELRQNLSKAEVILWDELKNKKGASKFRKKYTIGTFLVDYVCLAKNLIVEFSGKEDEEARTAFFNNESFNVVRFKNEEVVENVLKVVAAINTAIQFPKKIEKSVETEVLVKDEKSYKIDVFTTRPDTIYGVSFMTLAPEHELVSKITTDAQKAEVEAYITATAKRSERDRMADVKTISGAFTGAYAIHPFSGEKVQIWIGDYVLANYGTGAVMAVPCGDQRDYDFAKHFGIPIPNIFEGVDISEEAHTGKDGTKIANSDFLSGLKYKKALKLAIFEMEKRGFGYGKINYRLRDAVFSRQRYWGEPFPVYYKDGMPQMIDAEHLPIVLPEVEKYLPTEDGKPPLGNATEWAWDSRGKKVVSNDKLKNKTVYPLELNTMPGWAGSSWYFNRYMDATNSNEFASKENLDYWKEVDLYIGGSEHATGHLLYARFWQKFLFDKGIVPVDEFAKKLINQGMILGTSAFVYKATAFVKNGCGCSDEKSMDDVLEKIPTVFVSKNAFTSDDEFETVVINYLLDNKFLDPNFADLVMITKTALHADVSLVNASDELDVDGFKNHALNADYKNAEFVLEDGAYKVGREVEKMSKSKYNVVNPDAICEEYGADSLRLFEMFLGPLEQAKPWKTSGISGVSSFLKKLWKLYFNEEVFEVSDAAATKDELKTLHKTIKKVEDDIENFSFNTSVSTFMIAVNELTALKCNKRAILEPLAILVSPYAPHIAEELWSLLGHKESISTADFPVFEASHLVESAKNYPISFNGKMRFTLELPLDLSKEEIEKIVMENEKTITQLDGKAPKKVIIVPGKIINIVI from the coding sequence ATGCAATATAATCACTTAGATATAGAAAAGAAATGGCAAAAATTTTGGGCAGAGAACCAAACTTTTAAAGCCAGCAATGAATCGGAAAAACCTAAATATTATGTTTTAGACATGTTTCCTTATCCATCCGGAGCAGGTTTACATGTTGGGCATCCTCTAGGATATATTGCCAGTGATATTTATGCACGTTACAAGCGTCATAAAGGTTTTAATGTACTGCATCCGCAAGGATATGATTCTTTTGGTTTACCGGCAGAACAATATGCCATTCAAACAGGTCAACATCCAGCTAAAACAACAGAAGAAAATGTTGCTACTTACAGAAGACAATTAGATACTATCGGTTTTTCTTTTGATTGGAGTAGAGAAGTAAGAACTTCTAGTCCGGAATATTATAAATGGACTCAGTGGATTTTTATTCAATTGTTCAATTCTTGGTACAATAAAGATTCGGATAAAGCGGAAGATATTTCTACTTTAGAAACAATCTTTAAAAAAGATGGAAATGCAACTGTAAATGCTGTTTGTGATGAAGAAATTAAATCTTTTTCTGCAGATGAATGGAAAGCGTTATCAACAAAAGAACAAGAAGAAATATTATTACAATACCGTTTAACATTTTTATCAGATACAGAAGTAAACTGGTGTCCTGCTTTAGGAACTGTTTTAGCTAATGATGAGATTGTAAACGGAGTATCAGAACGTGGAAGTCATCCTGTTATTCGTAAAAAGATGACACAATGGTCTATGAGAATTTCTGCATATGCACAGCGTTTGTTAGATGGATTAGAAAAAATAGATTGGCCACAATCTTTAAAAGATTCTCAAACCAATTGGATTGGACGTTCGCAAGGAGCAATGGTTTCTTTTGATGTTGATAATGGTGCTAAAAATACTTCTTCGGAAGTAAAATTATCATACAAAGAATTAGAAGCATTAAAAGAATTACGTCAGAATTTATCGAAAGCAGAAGTAATTCTTTGGGATGAATTAAAGAATAAAAAAGGAGCATCAAAATTTAGAAAAAAATATACAATTGGTACCTTTTTGGTAGATTATGTATGTTTAGCTAAAAACTTAATTGTTGAATTTTCTGGTAAAGAAGATGAAGAAGCAAGAACAGCATTTTTTAACAATGAAAGTTTTAATGTTGTTCGTTTTAAAAACGAAGAAGTAGTTGAAAATGTATTAAAAGTGGTTGCTGCAATTAATACTGCAATTCAGTTTCCAAAAAAGATTGAAAAATCAGTAGAAACAGAAGTACTTGTAAAAGACGAGAAGTCTTATAAGATTGATGTTTTTACAACAAGACCAGATACCATTTACGGAGTAAGTTTTATGACATTAGCTCCAGAACATGAGTTGGTATCAAAAATAACAACTGATGCTCAAAAAGCAGAAGTTGAGGCGTATATTACAGCTACTGCAAAACGTTCTGAACGTGATAGAATGGCAGATGTAAAAACCATTTCAGGAGCTTTTACAGGTGCGTATGCAATTCACCCTTTTTCAGGTGAAAAGGTTCAAATTTGGATTGGAGATTACGTATTAGCAAATTACGGAACAGGAGCTGTTATGGCTGTACCTTGTGGTGATCAACGTGATTATGATTTTGCAAAACATTTTGGAATTCCGATTCCTAATATTTTTGAAGGTGTAGATATTTCTGAAGAAGCACACACTGGAAAAGACGGAACAAAGATTGCAAATTCTGATTTTTTATCAGGATTAAAATATAAGAAAGCCTTAAAATTAGCCATTTTCGAAATGGAAAAACGTGGCTTTGGTTACGGAAAAATAAACTATAGATTAAGAGATGCTGTTTTTAGCAGACAACGTTATTGGGGAGAACCTTTCCCAGTTTATTATAAAGACGGTATGCCACAAATGATTGATGCAGAACATTTGCCAATCGTATTACCAGAAGTAGAAAAATACTTACCAACGGAAGATGGAAAACCACCTTTAGGGAACGCAACAGAATGGGCTTGGGATTCTCGTGGAAAGAAAGTGGTTTCTAACGATAAGTTAAAAAATAAAACTGTTTATCCTTTAGAGCTAAATACAATGCCAGGTTGGGCGGGTAGTTCTTGGTATTTTAACAGATACATGGATGCTACAAATTCTAACGAGTTTGCAAGCAAAGAAAACCTAGACTACTGGAAAGAAGTAGATTTATATATTGGAGGATCTGAACATGCAACAGGGCATTTATTATATGCTCGTTTTTGGCAGAAATTCTTGTTCGATAAAGGAATTGTACCTGTAGATGAGTTTGCAAAAAAACTGATTAACCAAGGAATGATTTTAGGAACTTCTGCTTTTGTTTACAAAGCAACTGCTTTTGTAAAGAATGGTTGTGGTTGTTCTGATGAAAAATCTATGGATGATGTTTTAGAGAAAATACCAACTGTATTTGTGTCTAAAAATGCATTTACTTCTGATGATGAATTTGAAACGGTTGTTATAAATTACTTATTAGATAATAAATTCTTAGATCCTAATTTTGCAGATTTAGTAATGATTACTAAAACAGCTTTACATGCAGATGTTTCTTTAGTAAATGCTTCTGATGAATTAGATGTTGATGGATTTAAAAATCATGCTTTAAATGCTGATTATAAAAATGCTGAATTTGTTTTAGAAGACGGAGCTTATAAAGTAGGACGTGAAGTAGAAAAAATGTCTAAGTCTAAATACAATGTTGTAAATCCTGATGCTATTTGTGAAGAATACGGAGCAGATAGTTTACGTTTATTCGAAATGTTTTTAGGCCCTTTAGAACAAGCGAAGCCTTGGAAAACTTCTGGTATTTCTGGAGTTTCATCTTTCTTAAAGAAATTATGGAAACTGTATTTTAATGAAGAAGTATTTGAAGTATCTGATGCCGCAGCAACAAAAGACGAGTTAAAGACATTGCATAAAACCATTAAAAAAGTAGAAGATGATATAGAGAATTTCTCTTTTAACACATCGGTTTCTACTTTTATGATTGCTGTAAACGAGTTAACTGCTTTAAAATGTAATAAACGTGCAATATTAGAACCTTTAGCAATTTTGGTTTCTCCTTATGCACCTCACATTGCAGAAGAGTTATGGAGTTTATTAGGTCATAAAGAATCTATTTCTACTGCAGATTTTCCTGTTTTTGAAGCAAGTCATTTAGTAGAAAGTGCTAAAAATTATCCTATTTCTTTTAACGGGAAAATGCGTTTTACATTAGAACTTCCTCTAGATTTATCAAAAGAAGAAATAGAGAAAATAGTAATGGAAAATGAAAAAACAATTACTCAATTAGATGGAAAAGCACCTAAAAAAGTAATTATTGTTCCTGGTAAGATTATAAACATCGTAATCTAG
- a CDS encoding HesA/MoeB/ThiF family protein yields the protein MSVTKEQLFKRQITLSEIGEEGQDQLQKASVLVVGCGGLGSPIAVYLAASGIGKIHLVDFDTVDVSNLHRQVFYSLEDVGKSKAEVLSEFIKKRAAFTDVSFTNKSITKENVLDLISKFDIIVDGTDSLPTKYLLNDACVLNNKPLVYGSLYKFDGYAATFNVLQNDGSYSANLRDAFPKMASDVPNCSEAGTMNAIVGLIATQQVNEVLKLITGVGKPLANELLIYNSLQNTQLKMKLKPTVLKEKISNLFKIQTYFDAVCELQNKDWQISSEELKERLALQEQSKSLELIAVLPNLKLPFKVDQTIPIQEFDVDAIQVDFNKTYVMVCQRGLNSYRATRILKKKYPALTVLSLTGGISVY from the coding sequence ATGAGTGTAACAAAAGAGCAACTTTTTAAACGTCAAATTACTTTATCTGAGATTGGTGAAGAAGGTCAGGATCAACTACAAAAAGCATCTGTTTTAGTGGTTGGTTGTGGCGGATTAGGAAGTCCGATTGCTGTGTATTTGGCCGCAAGCGGAATTGGGAAAATTCACCTCGTAGATTTTGATACTGTTGATGTTTCTAATTTACATAGACAAGTTTTTTATAGTTTAGAAGATGTTGGCAAATCAAAAGCAGAAGTTTTATCAGAATTTATAAAAAAGAGAGCCGCTTTTACTGATGTTAGTTTTACTAATAAATCAATTACAAAAGAAAACGTATTGGACTTGATTTCTAAGTTTGATATCATTGTAGATGGTACAGATTCTTTACCAACTAAGTATTTGTTGAATGATGCTTGTGTGCTTAATAATAAGCCATTGGTTTATGGTTCTTTGTATAAGTTTGATGGTTATGCAGCTACTTTTAATGTTTTACAAAATGACGGAAGTTATTCAGCCAATTTAAGAGATGCTTTTCCAAAAATGGCATCAGATGTTCCTAATTGTTCAGAAGCGGGAACTATGAACGCTATTGTTGGTCTCATTGCTACGCAACAAGTAAATGAAGTTTTAAAATTGATAACAGGTGTTGGAAAACCGTTAGCAAATGAATTATTGATTTACAATTCGCTTCAAAACACACAATTAAAAATGAAGTTAAAGCCAACTGTTTTAAAAGAAAAGATTTCAAATTTATTTAAAATACAAACCTATTTTGATGCAGTTTGTGAGCTTCAAAATAAGGATTGGCAAATATCATCAGAAGAGTTAAAAGAACGTTTGGCACTTCAAGAGCAATCGAAAAGTTTAGAACTGATAGCCGTTTTACCGAATTTAAAATTGCCTTTTAAGGTGGATCAAACAATTCCTATTCAAGAGTTTGATGTAGATGCTATTCAGGTAGATTTTAATAAAACCTATGTAATGGTTTGCCAAAGAGGGTTAAATAGTTACAGAGCGACCAGAATATTAAAGAAAAAATATCCAGCATTAACTGTTTTAAGTTTAACTGGAGGAATATCTGTTTATTAA